The genomic region GGTCGCGACGGCGACAGGGGCGATGCAGCTCGTCGAACAAGGACGGCTGCATTTGCTGCAGCCGGTCCGGAAGTTCTTTGAAGAAGAGTTCGGCGCGCTTCCGCATTTGACGGATGTGGAAGTCCACCATCTGCTCACGCATACCTCCGGCCTGCCGCCCATCCCGAAGTGGCCGAAGGACGGCGCCGACTCCGAACGCAAGGCGTGGCTCCAGGCCGTGCTCAGCACGCCTCTGCTGCGCGCGCCGGGCGTCGGATACACCTACTCGGACGCGGGTTATATTCTGCTCGGAGAGATACTGCGGCGCGTGTCGGGAATGGATCAAGCGGCGCTGTTCCGTCAGGGCGTCACGGAGCGCCTCAGTCTTCCGAACATCGGCTATCTGCCCGATGCGTCGCTGCGGCCACGGATCGCGCCGACCTCGAAAGACGCCGCCGGAACCGTCCACGATCCAAGGTCACGAGACATGGGCGGCGTCAGCGGCCACGCCGGCCTGTTCGGAACGACCGATGACTTGATCCAGTACGCCGAGGCGATTCGCGGCGGCGGACCGCCCCTGCTTTCGCGCGCGGCGACGGCGCGGATGGCGGTCAGCCAGATCCCGCGCACGGTGGGAAGCCAGTCATACGGCTGGTTCTGCGCCGGCAACGACTTCCTCCCCAAAGGCGACCTCTTCTCCGACCGCTCCTTCGGTCATTCAGGATTCACGGGCACACTACTGCTCATCGATCCGGAATACGAAGTTTCGCTCGTCCTGCTGACGAATCGCGTGGTGAACGAAACAGAAGACGGCAGCCGATTCCTCCGCGTTCGCCGATACTTGCTCAACGCGATGGCGGCGGCGCTGGTGTAGGAGGAGCCCTCACCCCCCCGCCCCCTCTCCCAAAATTGGGAGAAGGGGAGTCAGAGTTTGAGTTTTTTGGATCAAAGATCCAAATCTTTATCTGATCCTAACCCTCTCCTAGAATTGGGAGAGGGTGGCGCGGAGCGCCGGGTGAGGGCCATCCGCCGCCATCCTCAAAATCCATTTGTGATGTTTTTCACGAAATGTGGTATCATGGTTGCGTCACTTATGACACAATGCGCTTTTTCACGCTGCACAGCACACCGGTTTGCCGCAGCGCCCCGTTCTTGGTTTTCTTTTCAATCGCCTCGACAACGGCGCCACACGACCTTCGCCTGAACCGGAATCCGCCGAAACGCGGACGCAGGCCGGTTTCAGGAGATTCCTTCGTATGTCTTTCACGTCCCTCGGGCTGCGCCCCGAGATCCTTCGCGCGCTCTCGGACTCGGGTTACGAGACGCCCACACCCATTCAGTCCAAAGCCATTCCCGTCATCATGCAGGGCCGCGACGTGCTCGCCGCCGCGCAGACCGGCACGGGCAAAACGGCGGGCTTTACCCTGCCCCTGCTCCATCGTCTCAGCACGACGCCGCAGCGGGCGAGCCGTGGTCACCACCATCCCGTGCGCGCCCTGATCGTGACGCCGACGCGTGAGCTGGCGGCGCAGGTCGAAGAAAGCGTCACCACGTATGGCAAGCATCTGAACTTGACATCGGCGGTCGTCTTCGGCGGCGTCAATATCAATCCGCAGATCGCGGCGCTGCGCCATGGCGTCGATATCCTGGTGGCGACGCCCGGACGCCTGCTCGACCACATCCAGCAGGGAACGGTCGATCTGACACAGGTCGAGGTGCTGGTGCTCGACGAAGCCGACCGGATGCTGGACATGGGTTTTATCCGGGATATCAAAAAGATCCTCGCCTTGCTGCCCGCGAAGCGCCAGAACCTGCTGTTCTCCGCGACGTTCTCCGATGAGATCAAGTCGCTGGCGAATGGCCTGCTGAACTCGCCGACACTGGTGGAGGTCGCGCGCCAGAACGCCGAAAGCGAGCTGGTGACGCACTGCGCGTACTTCGTCGCGCAGGAGAATAAGCGGGACCTGCTTGAGTACCTGCTGATCGAGAAGAAGATCGGACAGGCCCTGGTCTTCACGCGCACCAAGCACGGCGCCGACCGTCTCGCCAAGCAGCTGACCAAGAGCGGGATCAACGCCCTCGCGATCCATGGCAACAAGAGCCAGCCGCAGCGCACCAAGGCGCTCGCGGACTTCAAGTCCAGCACAGCCCGCATTCTGGTCGCCACGGACATCGCGGCGCGCGGCATCGATATCGATCAGCTGCCGCACGTCATCAACTATGAGCTGCCGAACGTTCCCGAGGACTATATCCACCGGATCGGCCGCACGGGCCGCGCTGGCAGCCCGGGCGAGGCGCTCTCGCTCGTCAGCCGCGATGAAGAATCGTATCTGGCCGACATCGAGCGCAAGATGAAGAAGAGCATTCCGCGCCAGCAAGCGACGGGCTTTATTCCTAAGCCCGCCTCGGTCACCGCGCTGGAGAACGCCGATACGCGGCCGCCGCGCCCGCCGCGTCCCCAGCCGCGTCAGTCCGGCCCCGGACAGCGTCCGAGCGGTTCGGGTGGCCGACCGCCGATGCAGGGACCGCGCGGCGACCGTCCGCAATCGCAGGGATCGCAGGGCCATCGCCCCGGAAGTTCGCCCTCATCGCGCCCCGCCTGGCGACGCGATTAAAACTTTATGCCGGAGTATGTTTGCGGCGAAACCCCACCGGGTAAATGTCTGTAGTTAGATATTACTTTGGAGGAAATCACCATGGCATACGACGACATCAAGGATGATAATGTACAGCACGGGATCGACGACAACCCGACTCATGACGCCGAAAAGGGCGCGGGTCTGGGAGCGGTCGGCGGCGCGATCGTCGGCGGCCTCGCGGGCGGCCCGGTCGGCGCGATCATCGGCGCGGTTGCGGGCGGAATCGCCAGCGGCGCGGCGGTTGCAGCCGTGGATCGCCATGACAATGATAACACCGTCTCCGGCCTCGGCGATGGCGCGACCAGCGATCTGAACGACCCGCTGAACGACGATGTGGACGCGATCGATCCGAACCTGCCGGCCGGCGGCCGTGTCGGCGTTTACAACACGCCGTCCACCGTCCCGGTCGACAACAGCGCGAATGCGGGTTATGACACCACCGGACGGGTCGGCAACGGCGTTCCCGGCGTGCAGACCGGCGGCTACGATGTGGACGGCACGCCCGACACGCGCGGCATTACCGAGAAAGCGGCCGACGCCATCACCGGCGACCGCATCGATGACAAGACCGGCAAGCCGGTTGTTTAAGCCGGCCCCTATGCGAAAAGCATAGACGCCTTGACTCGACAACTCAATCACGGCCTAACTGAATAACGGCGACAAAAACTCCCCGAGGGTCTGTGTGACAGATCTTCGGGGAGTTTTTCCGTCTTGACCCAGATACCCCCGCCGGGTATAATTCCGTTAAGGAGAACCGATCCATTGCAGCAGGAAGCGCGTCAGAAGATTCAGAACCGTCTCAAGCGTATCTCAGGCCAGGTCGCCGGCGTCCAGCGGATGGTGGAGGAGGACCGTTACTGCGTCGATATCCTCACCCAGGTCGCCGCGATCCGCTCCGCCCTCGACGCCGTGGGCGTGGCGATGCTGACGAGCCATTTG from Capsulimonas corticalis harbors:
- a CDS encoding serine hydrolase domain-containing protein, which encodes MSTPPISRSQIDLADQILQRAYADGLFTHAAYALSVRGATAARRAFGAATMETVFDLASLTKPVATATGAMQLVEQGRLHLLQPVRKFFEEEFGALPHLTDVEVHHLLTHTSGLPPIPKWPKDGADSERKAWLQAVLSTPLLRAPGVGYTYSDAGYILLGEILRRVSGMDQAALFRQGVTERLSLPNIGYLPDASLRPRIAPTSKDAAGTVHDPRSRDMGGVSGHAGLFGTTDDLIQYAEAIRGGGPPLLSRAATARMAVSQIPRTVGSQSYGWFCAGNDFLPKGDLFSDRSFGHSGFTGTLLLIDPEYEVSLVLLTNRVVNETEDGSRFLRVRRYLLNAMAAALV
- a CDS encoding DEAD/DEAH box helicase; translated protein: MSFTSLGLRPEILRALSDSGYETPTPIQSKAIPVIMQGRDVLAAAQTGTGKTAGFTLPLLHRLSTTPQRASRGHHHPVRALIVTPTRELAAQVEESVTTYGKHLNLTSAVVFGGVNINPQIAALRHGVDILVATPGRLLDHIQQGTVDLTQVEVLVLDEADRMLDMGFIRDIKKILALLPAKRQNLLFSATFSDEIKSLANGLLNSPTLVEVARQNAESELVTHCAYFVAQENKRDLLEYLLIEKKIGQALVFTRTKHGADRLAKQLTKSGINALAIHGNKSQPQRTKALADFKSSTARILVATDIAARGIDIDQLPHVINYELPNVPEDYIHRIGRTGRAGSPGEALSLVSRDEESYLADIERKMKKSIPRQQATGFIPKPASVTALENADTRPPRPPRPQPRQSGPGQRPSGSGGRPPMQGPRGDRPQSQGSQGHRPGSSPSSRPAWRRD
- a CDS encoding metal-sensitive transcriptional regulator, whose translation is MQQEARQKIQNRLKRISGQVAGVQRMVEEDRYCVDILTQVAAIRSALDAVGVAMLTSHLETCVLGHGAKTEHECAKQMTQTELLEEVRVSLERFLK